In Oenanthe melanoleuca isolate GR-GAL-2019-014 linkage group LGE22, OMel1.0, whole genome shotgun sequence, the following proteins share a genomic window:
- the SUOX gene encoding sulfite oxidase, mitochondrial isoform X2 gives MLLLRAMAARRLPPLMQLPRGCSRLAAGSAAPGGHRGAAPVLAALLGLGAVLAYGERRRRIAQAAQAAPRPQYPRYTRAEVAQHRTPSDRVWVTYGSEVFDVTDFVELHPGGPDKILLAAGGALEPFWALYAVHSQPHVLELLRDYKVGELSPEDAAPPAGDTADPFAGDPPRHPALRVNSLKPFNAEPPPELLTQSFLTPNELFFTRNHLPVPAVEPGSYRLRVEGPGGRSLSLSLSELRQRFPKHEVIATLQCAGNRRSEMSRVRPVKGLAWDIGAISTARWGGARLRDVLLAAGVGDKSGDDGEWHVCFEGLDVDASGTPYGASIPLKRALSAEAEVLLAYEMNGQELPRDHGFPVRVLVPGVVGARSVKWLRSVVVSPSESPSHWQQNDYKGFCPSVDWDSVDFRAAPAIQELPVQSAITEPRPGAAVPAGEITVKGYAWSGGGRDVVRVDVSLDGGRTWRVAELGARPARGRGWAWALWELRAAAPAGARLDIVCKAVDSSYNVQPDSVAPIWNLRGVLSNAWHRVPVTVTR, from the exons atGCTGCTGCTCCGGGCCATGGCTGCCCGCAG gcTCCCGCCGCTGATGCAGCTGCCCCGCGGCTGCTCCCGGCTGGCCGCCGGTAGCGCGGCCccggggggacaccggggagCGGCCCCGGTGCTGGCGGCGCTGCTCGGGCTCGGCGCCGTCCTGGCCTACGGAGAGCGGCGGCGGAGG ATCGCCCAGGCCGCCCaggccgccccccgcccgcagTATCCCCGCTACACCCGGGCCGAGGTGGCGCAGCACCGCACCCCGAGCGACCGCGTCTGGGTCACCTACGGCTCCGAGGTTTTCGATGTCACCGATTTCGTGGAGCTGCACCCGGGGGGACCGGACAAAATCCTGCTGGCGGCCGGAGGAGCCTTGGAGCCTTTTTGGGCTCTTTACGCCGTTCACAGCCAGCCCCAcgtgctggagctgctccgTGACTACAAAGTGGGCGAGCTGAGCCCCGAGGACGCCGCGCCACCCGCGGGGGACACCGCGGACCCGTTCGCGGGGGACCCCCCGCGCCACCCGGCGCTGCGGGTGAACAGCTTGAAACCTTTTAACGCCGAGCCGCCCCCGGAGCTGCTGACCCAGAGTTTCCTGACCCCCAACGAGCTTTTCTTCACCCGCAACCACCTCCCGGTGCCCGCCGTGGAGCCGGGCTCGTACCGGCTGCGCGTGGAGGGTCCCGGTGGCCGctcgctgtcgctgtcgctgtcggAGCTGCGCCAGCGCTTCCCGAAACACGAAGTGATCGCCACGCTTCAATGCGCCGGTAACCGGAGATCCGAGATGAGCCGCGTCCGGCCGGTCAAAGGGCTGGCGTGGGACATCGGGGCCATCAGCACGGCCCGCTGGGGAGGAGCGCGGCTCCGCGACGTGCTGCTGGCCGCCGGCGTGGGCGACAAAAGCGGCGATGATGGCGAGTGGCACGTGTGCTTCGAAGGGCTGGATGTGGACGCTTCGGGGACTCCTTACGGAGCGTCCATCCCGTTAAAACGAGCGCTCAGCGCCGAGGCCGAGGTGCTGCTGGCGTACGAGATGAACGGGCAGGAGCTGCCGCGGGATCACGGCTTCCCCGTGCGGGTTCTGGTGCCCGGCGTGGTCGGGGCGCGCAGCGTGAAGTGGCTGCGGAGCGTGGTGGTGTCACCGTCCGAGAGCCCGAGCCACTGGCAGCAGAACGATTACAAAGGGTTCTGCCCGTCCGTGGATTGGGATTCGGTGGATTTCCGAGCGGCTCCGGCCATCCAGGAGCTGCCGGTGCAGTCGGCGATCACCGAGCCGCGGCCCGGGGCCGCCGTGCCCGCCGGGGAGATCACGGTGAAGGGATACGCGTGGAGCGGAGGAGGAAGGGACGTGGTCAGG gtgGACGTGTCGCTGGACGGCGGCCGCACGTGGCGCGTGGCCGAGCTGGGCGCGcggccggcgcggggccggggctgggccTGGGCGCTGTGGGAgctgcgggcggcggcgccggccgGAGCGCGGCTGGACATCGTCTGCAAGGCCGTGGACAGCAGCTACAACGTGCAGCCCGACAGCGTGGCGCCCATCTGGAACCTGCGCGGGGTGCTGAGCAACGCCTGGCACCGCGTGCCCGTCACCGTCACACGCtga
- the SUOX gene encoding sulfite oxidase, mitochondrial isoform X1 yields the protein MGVGRHRDRVPVPVPVPAPAALSHPAAAAAMLLLRAMAARRLPPLMQLPRGCSRLAAGSAAPGGHRGAAPVLAALLGLGAVLAYGERRRRIAQAAQAAPRPQYPRYTRAEVAQHRTPSDRVWVTYGSEVFDVTDFVELHPGGPDKILLAAGGALEPFWALYAVHSQPHVLELLRDYKVGELSPEDAAPPAGDTADPFAGDPPRHPALRVNSLKPFNAEPPPELLTQSFLTPNELFFTRNHLPVPAVEPGSYRLRVEGPGGRSLSLSLSELRQRFPKHEVIATLQCAGNRRSEMSRVRPVKGLAWDIGAISTARWGGARLRDVLLAAGVGDKSGDDGEWHVCFEGLDVDASGTPYGASIPLKRALSAEAEVLLAYEMNGQELPRDHGFPVRVLVPGVVGARSVKWLRSVVVSPSESPSHWQQNDYKGFCPSVDWDSVDFRAAPAIQELPVQSAITEPRPGAAVPAGEITVKGYAWSGGGRDVVRVDVSLDGGRTWRVAELGARPARGRGWAWALWELRAAAPAGARLDIVCKAVDSSYNVQPDSVAPIWNLRGVLSNAWHRVPVTVTR from the exons ATGGGAGTGGGG CGTCACCGGGATCgtgtcccggtcccggtcccggtgcccgCCCCAGCCGCGCTCTCCCatcccgccgccgccgccgcgatGCTGCTGCTCCGGGCCATGGCTGCCCGCAG gcTCCCGCCGCTGATGCAGCTGCCCCGCGGCTGCTCCCGGCTGGCCGCCGGTAGCGCGGCCccggggggacaccggggagCGGCCCCGGTGCTGGCGGCGCTGCTCGGGCTCGGCGCCGTCCTGGCCTACGGAGAGCGGCGGCGGAGG ATCGCCCAGGCCGCCCaggccgccccccgcccgcagTATCCCCGCTACACCCGGGCCGAGGTGGCGCAGCACCGCACCCCGAGCGACCGCGTCTGGGTCACCTACGGCTCCGAGGTTTTCGATGTCACCGATTTCGTGGAGCTGCACCCGGGGGGACCGGACAAAATCCTGCTGGCGGCCGGAGGAGCCTTGGAGCCTTTTTGGGCTCTTTACGCCGTTCACAGCCAGCCCCAcgtgctggagctgctccgTGACTACAAAGTGGGCGAGCTGAGCCCCGAGGACGCCGCGCCACCCGCGGGGGACACCGCGGACCCGTTCGCGGGGGACCCCCCGCGCCACCCGGCGCTGCGGGTGAACAGCTTGAAACCTTTTAACGCCGAGCCGCCCCCGGAGCTGCTGACCCAGAGTTTCCTGACCCCCAACGAGCTTTTCTTCACCCGCAACCACCTCCCGGTGCCCGCCGTGGAGCCGGGCTCGTACCGGCTGCGCGTGGAGGGTCCCGGTGGCCGctcgctgtcgctgtcgctgtcggAGCTGCGCCAGCGCTTCCCGAAACACGAAGTGATCGCCACGCTTCAATGCGCCGGTAACCGGAGATCCGAGATGAGCCGCGTCCGGCCGGTCAAAGGGCTGGCGTGGGACATCGGGGCCATCAGCACGGCCCGCTGGGGAGGAGCGCGGCTCCGCGACGTGCTGCTGGCCGCCGGCGTGGGCGACAAAAGCGGCGATGATGGCGAGTGGCACGTGTGCTTCGAAGGGCTGGATGTGGACGCTTCGGGGACTCCTTACGGAGCGTCCATCCCGTTAAAACGAGCGCTCAGCGCCGAGGCCGAGGTGCTGCTGGCGTACGAGATGAACGGGCAGGAGCTGCCGCGGGATCACGGCTTCCCCGTGCGGGTTCTGGTGCCCGGCGTGGTCGGGGCGCGCAGCGTGAAGTGGCTGCGGAGCGTGGTGGTGTCACCGTCCGAGAGCCCGAGCCACTGGCAGCAGAACGATTACAAAGGGTTCTGCCCGTCCGTGGATTGGGATTCGGTGGATTTCCGAGCGGCTCCGGCCATCCAGGAGCTGCCGGTGCAGTCGGCGATCACCGAGCCGCGGCCCGGGGCCGCCGTGCCCGCCGGGGAGATCACGGTGAAGGGATACGCGTGGAGCGGAGGAGGAAGGGACGTGGTCAGG gtgGACGTGTCGCTGGACGGCGGCCGCACGTGGCGCGTGGCCGAGCTGGGCGCGcggccggcgcggggccggggctgggccTGGGCGCTGTGGGAgctgcgggcggcggcgccggccgGAGCGCGGCTGGACATCGTCTGCAAGGCCGTGGACAGCAGCTACAACGTGCAGCCCGACAGCGTGGCGCCCATCTGGAACCTGCGCGGGGTGCTGAGCAACGCCTGGCACCGCGTGCCCGTCACCGTCACACGCtga